In one Spirosoma rigui genomic region, the following are encoded:
- a CDS encoding penicillin acylase family protein yields MPGLQQPVEIIRDHWGVNHIYAKNEHDLFFAQGYSAAQDRLFQLEIWRRQATGTVSELLGPQETKRDMGTRLFRFRGNIDKELLHYHPHGPLIVRAFVAGINAYITEILKTPEALPFEFQVLKTKPALWTPEVVISRHQGLLGNVRDELNYGRLVKLIGAEKLRELQWFHPATKPAEPDLTLHVDGDALFQPILELYEAFRLPLKFGGRATKADEDEAGVRELLGPVSDDWFDTEKQYVGSNNWIISGSKSSSGYPMLANDPHRAQSTPSLRYWVHLNAPGWNVVGAGEPTLPGISIGHNDYGAWGLTIFETDNEDLYVYDTNPANPDQYMYRGKGTAKRWVTMKTLTESIPMKNGSAVTATLKYTQHGPVVFEDKVRYKAYAIRAGWLERGCAPYLASLRMNQAKNWTEFRQACSYSRIPGENMIWADKAGTIGWQAVGLSPIRRNYTGLVPVPGDGRFEWGGYLPIQQLPNKLNPAEGYVVTANNNLTPANFPNRNAIGWTWAAPSRAHRIEEVLNDGKRKNLVDFMALQADYLSIPARTLVPLLQNLSSPNDRTEQALTYLRKWDYKLEPNSVAAAIYVAWEGQLKQAVGQYLIPEAARPYMKTLPSKRVIDWLVVPHPQPLRPSTSASGGVGIGGTARGEGRDSLLLACLDKAVAELTDRLGNDTDDWSYGQRKNKHITIIHPLSDRVDKAMQQKINLGPVARGGYGETVNATANDLNQTHGASFRILVDTEDWDKTLGINSPGQSGDPASPHYSDLFPVWAENGYFPVFFSKEKIQSIAEKTSVLTP; encoded by the coding sequence ATGCCGGGTCTTCAGCAACCCGTCGAAATTATCCGCGATCATTGGGGGGTCAATCATATCTACGCCAAAAACGAACATGATCTGTTTTTTGCGCAAGGGTATTCGGCCGCGCAGGATCGACTGTTTCAGTTGGAAATCTGGCGTCGTCAGGCTACAGGAACCGTATCCGAACTGCTGGGTCCGCAGGAGACCAAACGGGATATGGGTACGCGTCTGTTCCGCTTTCGGGGCAACATTGACAAGGAACTGTTGCACTACCACCCACATGGTCCACTCATTGTTCGGGCCTTCGTGGCCGGTATCAATGCCTATATCACCGAGATCCTGAAAACGCCCGAAGCCCTCCCGTTTGAGTTTCAGGTGCTGAAAACAAAGCCTGCGCTCTGGACCCCCGAAGTTGTTATCAGCCGCCACCAGGGACTATTGGGGAATGTCCGGGATGAGCTTAACTACGGCCGGCTGGTCAAACTGATCGGAGCCGAAAAACTTCGCGAACTACAGTGGTTTCACCCAGCCACAAAGCCAGCCGAGCCCGACCTGACCCTGCACGTCGACGGTGATGCCTTGTTCCAGCCCATCCTGGAACTGTACGAAGCCTTCCGGCTGCCCTTAAAGTTTGGCGGACGCGCAACCAAGGCGGACGAAGACGAAGCGGGGGTGAGGGAACTGCTGGGGCCGGTGAGTGACGACTGGTTCGATACCGAAAAACAGTACGTAGGCTCGAACAACTGGATTATTTCGGGCAGTAAGTCAAGTAGTGGTTATCCCATGCTGGCTAACGATCCGCACCGGGCGCAGTCGACGCCGTCGCTGCGGTACTGGGTGCACCTGAACGCGCCGGGCTGGAACGTAGTAGGCGCCGGTGAGCCAACGTTACCGGGCATCTCCATTGGCCACAACGATTACGGCGCGTGGGGGCTGACGATCTTTGAAACCGACAACGAAGATTTGTACGTGTACGATACGAATCCGGCTAATCCAGACCAGTATATGTACCGCGGCAAGGGGACGGCAAAGCGCTGGGTGACAATGAAAACGCTGACCGAAAGCATTCCCATGAAAAATGGGTCTGCCGTTACGGCTACGCTGAAATACACCCAGCATGGACCGGTGGTTTTCGAGGACAAAGTCCGGTATAAAGCCTATGCCATTCGGGCGGGCTGGCTCGAACGGGGCTGCGCGCCTTACCTGGCCAGCCTTCGAATGAATCAGGCTAAAAACTGGACCGAGTTCCGGCAGGCGTGTTCCTACAGCCGGATCCCGGGCGAAAATATGATCTGGGCCGATAAAGCGGGGACCATTGGCTGGCAGGCCGTAGGGCTTTCGCCCATTCGCCGGAACTATACGGGGTTGGTACCGGTACCGGGCGATGGGCGGTTCGAATGGGGTGGCTACTTACCCATTCAGCAGTTACCCAACAAACTCAACCCGGCGGAGGGGTATGTGGTTACGGCCAACAACAACCTGACCCCGGCCAACTTTCCCAACCGCAATGCAATAGGCTGGACCTGGGCTGCACCAAGCCGGGCGCACCGGATAGAAGAGGTACTGAATGATGGCAAGCGCAAAAACCTGGTAGACTTTATGGCGTTGCAGGCCGACTACCTGTCCATTCCGGCCCGGACGCTGGTACCGTTGCTGCAAAACCTGTCGTCGCCCAACGACCGCACCGAACAAGCTTTAACGTACTTACGGAAGTGGGACTATAAACTCGAACCCAACTCGGTGGCGGCCGCCATCTACGTAGCCTGGGAGGGGCAACTGAAGCAGGCAGTCGGGCAATACCTGATCCCGGAAGCTGCCCGTCCTTACATGAAAACGTTGCCGTCGAAACGGGTGATCGACTGGCTGGTAGTTCCTCACCCCCAACCCCTCCGGCCGTCAACGTCCGCTTCCGGGGGAGTTGGAATAGGAGGTACTGCCAGGGGTGAAGGGCGCGATAGCCTTTTGCTTGCCTGCCTTGATAAGGCCGTAGCAGAACTGACCGACCGACTTGGAAACGATACCGACGACTGGTCGTACGGTCAGCGTAAAAACAAGCACATTACCATTATTCACCCACTTAGCGACAGGGTCGACAAGGCGATGCAACAGAAGATAAACCTGGGGCCGGTGGCGCGGGGTGGCTATGGCGAAACAGTTAACGCCACGGCGAACGACCTGAACCAGACCCACGGGGCTTCGTTCCGGATTCTGGTAGATACCGAAGACTGGGATAAAACATTGGGAATTAACAGCCCCGGCCAGTCGGGCGATCCGGCCAGTCCGCATTACAGCGACCTGTTTCCCGTCTGGGCCGAAAACGGGTACTTCCCGGTTTTCTTTTCGAAGGAGAAAATTCAATCCATTGCCGAAAAAACGTCGGTACTGACCCCCTGA
- the argS gene encoding arginine--tRNA ligase has product MNIQEDISSAIQQAVAALYQQEIGDVILQPTKKEFEGTYTFVTFPLTKALRQAPVQIGERIGTWLVENTSVVRAFNVVQGFLNLSVADAAWLTTLTNMAGDSSFGRLPARGQSVMVEFSSPNTNKPLHLGHLRNNFLGDSVSRILDANGYDVIKTCIVNDRGVHICKSMLAYQRFGNGETPESSGLKGDHLIGKYYVLFDRAYKAEIETMVAQGTDKEVAEKTAPLMQAVQQMLRQWEQGDPETIALWNKLNNWVYAGFETTYKSIGVSFDKTYYESQTYLLGKEIIEEGLQKGVFYRKDDNSVWIDLTDEGLDQKLVLRSDGTSVYMTQDLGTTELKYSDFNCDRQIWVVGNEQDYHFNVLFAIMRRLGRPYANELYHLSYGMVDLPTGKMKSREGTVVDADDLIRETTDAASAAADDAAKGKLDEFTEAEKAALFQMLGLGALKYYLLKVDPQKRMQFNPAESVDLHGNTGPYIQYVHARIRSVVRKAAEMGVSATGAVATTDLDEIEQQLIYLLSQFPQRIADAGKDLAPSYIAQYAYELAKTFNQFYDKLSILKETDPVKLNNRLILSELVAETIRKAMGLLGIDVPEKM; this is encoded by the coding sequence ATGAATATACAGGAAGACATAAGCAGTGCTATCCAACAGGCTGTTGCTGCCTTGTACCAGCAGGAAATTGGAGACGTAATTTTACAACCCACCAAGAAAGAGTTTGAGGGAACATACACCTTCGTAACGTTTCCGCTTACCAAGGCACTCCGTCAGGCACCGGTTCAGATAGGTGAGCGCATTGGCACCTGGCTGGTCGAAAATACCAGCGTTGTCCGGGCGTTCAACGTCGTGCAGGGATTTCTTAATCTCAGCGTGGCCGATGCCGCCTGGCTCACCACACTCACCAACATGGCCGGTGATTCGTCATTCGGTAGATTACCCGCCCGGGGCCAGTCGGTGATGGTGGAGTTCTCGTCGCCCAATACCAATAAGCCGCTCCACCTGGGTCACCTGCGGAATAATTTCCTGGGCGATTCGGTCAGCCGGATTCTGGACGCCAACGGCTATGACGTAATTAAAACCTGTATCGTCAACGACCGGGGTGTCCACATCTGTAAGTCAATGCTGGCCTACCAGCGCTTCGGTAACGGCGAAACCCCCGAGTCGTCGGGGTTGAAAGGTGACCACCTGATCGGCAAATACTACGTCCTGTTCGATAGGGCGTACAAAGCCGAAATCGAGACGATGGTTGCGCAGGGAACGGACAAGGAAGTGGCCGAAAAAACGGCTCCCCTCATGCAGGCCGTTCAGCAGATGTTGCGCCAGTGGGAGCAGGGCGATCCTGAAACCATTGCACTCTGGAACAAGCTTAACAACTGGGTGTATGCCGGGTTTGAAACTACCTACAAAAGCATTGGTGTCAGCTTCGACAAGACGTACTACGAGTCGCAGACCTACCTGCTGGGAAAAGAGATTATTGAAGAGGGCTTACAGAAAGGCGTTTTTTACCGTAAAGACGACAACTCGGTCTGGATCGACCTGACCGATGAGGGGCTGGATCAGAAACTCGTTCTCCGCTCCGACGGTACGTCGGTTTACATGACGCAGGATCTCGGCACGACCGAGTTGAAGTACAGCGATTTCAACTGCGATCGCCAGATCTGGGTAGTGGGCAACGAGCAGGATTACCATTTCAACGTGCTGTTCGCTATCATGCGCCGGTTGGGTCGCCCTTATGCCAATGAGTTGTATCATCTTTCCTACGGGATGGTCGATCTGCCGACGGGTAAGATGAAGTCGCGCGAAGGCACCGTTGTCGACGCCGACGACCTGATCCGGGAAACGACTGATGCCGCTTCGGCCGCTGCCGACGATGCGGCTAAGGGGAAACTGGATGAGTTTACGGAGGCCGAAAAAGCCGCTCTCTTTCAGATGCTCGGACTGGGTGCGCTGAAGTACTACCTGCTGAAGGTAGATCCGCAAAAACGGATGCAGTTCAACCCCGCCGAATCGGTGGACCTGCACGGCAATACGGGACCTTATATTCAGTACGTACACGCCCGCATCCGGTCGGTGGTCCGCAAAGCCGCAGAGATGGGTGTGTCGGCTACCGGGGCCGTAGCGACCACGGATCTGGATGAAATTGAACAGCAGCTGATTTACTTGCTGAGCCAGTTCCCGCAACGAATTGCCGATGCCGGTAAGGATCTGGCGCCATCTTACATTGCGCAGTATGCCTACGAACTGGCCAAAACATTTAACCAGTTTTATGATAAACTGTCGATCCTGAAAGAGACCGATCCCGTCAAATTAAATAACCGTCTTATCCTATCGGAATTAGTGGCCGAAACCATCCGTAAAGCGATGGGGTTATTGGGCATAGACGTACCCGAGAAAATGTAA
- a CDS encoding glutathione peroxidase yields MKKPVVFTLIAVTLVVALTSFMSLSTIVKGIFSDKKDAAAAPANLEAPTKSLYDFTVKSIDGKPVALSAYKGKKIVILNTASKCGYTPQYADWEKFYKAHGDKVVVLGFPANNFMGQEPGTNEEVASFCQKNYGVTFPMFEKVDVVGSNQSPLYKWLTTKSLNGWNDKAPTWNFCKYVVDEQGKLTNFFASGVKPDDAEFKKAIGI; encoded by the coding sequence ATGAAAAAGCCAGTTGTTTTCACTCTAATTGCGGTTACGCTCGTCGTAGCCCTAACCAGCTTTATGTCGTTATCAACGATTGTTAAAGGAATTTTCAGTGATAAGAAGGATGCCGCTGCCGCACCAGCAAACCTGGAGGCACCCACCAAATCGCTTTACGACTTTACCGTAAAAAGTATTGACGGCAAACCGGTGGCACTGAGTGCCTACAAAGGCAAGAAAATTGTCATTCTCAATACGGCCTCCAAATGCGGCTATACCCCACAGTATGCCGACTGGGAGAAGTTCTACAAAGCCCACGGCGATAAGGTTGTTGTATTGGGTTTCCCGGCCAACAATTTCATGGGCCAGGAGCCCGGTACCAATGAAGAAGTTGCCAGCTTCTGCCAGAAAAACTACGGTGTCACTTTTCCGATGTTTGAGAAAGTCGATGTAGTTGGCAGCAACCAGTCGCCCCTTTACAAGTGGCTGACGACGAAGTCGCTCAACGGCTGGAATGACAAGGCACCTACCTGGAATTTCTGCAAGTACGTCGTTGATGAGCAGGGTAAACTAACCAACTTCTTCGCGTCGGGTGTGAAGCCTGACGATGCCGAGTTCAAAAAGGCCATTGGTATCTAA
- a CDS encoding 1,4-dihydroxy-2-naphthoate polyprenyltransferase yields MKSWIAAARPRTLPLALASIILGSLLALANFQFSWKITLLASLTTIFLQILSNFANDYGDAVSGKDTDQRVGPRRAVATGDITKEAMLRGIIITAVLSLVCGIWLLVESFQDADSVSGGLADVPVRFWLFLILGILSIAAAVGYTNGKRPYGYAGFGDIAVLIFFGWVGVLGTYFLHTLSFVPLLFLPATSVGLFATGVLNINNIRDIETDTATGKKSIPARLGLPLAIRYHWGLLITGMFCALVYSFLTDAPLLGYMYVLAFPLFILNGRAVATHKRPVELNARLGQLALSTLLFVILFGASQVM; encoded by the coding sequence ATGAAGTCCTGGATTGCTGCGGCCCGGCCGCGTACGTTGCCGCTGGCGCTGGCCAGTATCATCCTGGGTAGTTTGCTGGCGCTGGCTAACTTTCAGTTTAGCTGGAAAATAACGCTGCTGGCCTCGCTAACCACTATTTTTCTACAGATCCTGTCCAATTTTGCCAACGATTACGGCGATGCCGTATCGGGTAAAGATACCGACCAGCGGGTAGGACCCCGCCGGGCCGTGGCCACCGGCGACATCACTAAAGAAGCCATGCTACGCGGTATTATTATTACGGCCGTGCTGTCGCTCGTGTGTGGTATCTGGCTGCTGGTTGAGTCCTTTCAGGACGCGGATTCTGTTAGCGGAGGCCTTGCCGACGTGCCGGTACGGTTCTGGCTTTTCCTGATTCTGGGTATCCTCAGCATTGCGGCTGCGGTAGGCTACACCAATGGCAAACGTCCCTACGGGTATGCCGGTTTCGGCGATATTGCCGTACTCATTTTTTTCGGTTGGGTAGGCGTACTGGGTACTTATTTTCTGCATACACTATCGTTCGTACCACTCCTGTTTCTGCCCGCCACGAGCGTTGGCCTTTTCGCTACGGGAGTGCTGAACATTAACAATATTCGTGATATTGAAACCGATACGGCAACGGGGAAGAAGTCGATTCCGGCTCGGTTGGGGTTACCATTGGCCATCCGCTACCACTGGGGCCTGCTCATTACGGGGATGTTCTGCGCGCTGGTCTACTCCTTCCTGACCGATGCGCCGTTGCTCGGCTACATGTATGTGCTGGCGTTTCCGTTATTCATCCTGAACGGTCGGGCGGTAGCCACGCACAAACGGCCCGTCGAGTTGAACGCCCGCCTTGGTCAGCTGGCTCTGTCGACGCTCCTTTTCGTCATTCTCTTCGGTGCAAGCCAGGTTATGTAA
- a CDS encoding glycoside hydrolase family 16 protein, whose product MPTATVFRPFLPGLFVLTAVFGCESLPDPVAESPGQSRIASAAIGTCDALLDETALTSSGWTKIFEDNFDTNLSKWNIWNGGAYNNELQLYQAANLQVANGLLSITAKKETVVGPTLPDNQTPKTFAFTSGRIECKTNVSASSTQPKVRMIARIKLPTGYGMWPAFWSYGDSWPTNGEIDILEARGNEPFVYSTNYFYGRRAGVPLGGDNSTIITSGVSLTDCYHVYEVIWQKSSLTFLLDGQVVNTKTGGYVANLFGKTERVTLNLAVGGNFFSNLIPTAIVPGTMLVDYVKVFTAK is encoded by the coding sequence ATGCCCACCGCTACCGTTTTCCGCCCTTTCCTGCCTGGCTTGTTCGTTCTGACGGCCGTCTTTGGCTGTGAATCACTGCCTGATCCTGTTGCCGAATCGCCGGGCCAGTCTCGAATTGCATCGGCCGCCATTGGTACCTGTGATGCCCTGCTGGACGAAACAGCGTTGACATCGTCCGGCTGGACCAAGATATTCGAAGACAATTTCGATACGAATCTCAGCAAGTGGAACATCTGGAACGGGGGTGCCTATAACAACGAATTACAACTGTACCAGGCGGCCAACCTGCAGGTAGCCAATGGTCTGTTGAGCATCACGGCTAAAAAGGAAACCGTAGTCGGCCCGACGTTGCCCGATAACCAAACGCCTAAAACCTTTGCGTTCACCTCCGGTCGGATCGAGTGCAAAACGAACGTATCAGCCAGCTCGACCCAGCCCAAAGTGCGGATGATTGCCCGGATCAAACTCCCGACGGGATACGGCATGTGGCCGGCGTTCTGGTCGTACGGGGATAGCTGGCCCACCAACGGTGAGATCGATATCCTGGAAGCCAGAGGTAACGAACCGTTTGTGTACTCGACGAACTACTTCTACGGCCGTCGGGCTGGTGTACCACTCGGTGGCGATAACTCTACCATTATCACATCCGGTGTGAGCCTGACCGATTGTTACCACGTCTATGAAGTGATCTGGCAAAAAAGTTCACTGACTTTCCTGCTGGACGGGCAGGTAGTGAACACAAAAACAGGCGGTTACGTCGCCAACCTGTTCGGTAAGACCGAGCGCGTTACACTGAATCTGGCCGTAGGGGGTAACTTTTTCAGCAATTTAATTCCCACTGCTATTGTACCGGGCACTATGCTGGTCGATTACGTGAAAGTATTTACCGCCAAATAA
- a CDS encoding metallophosphoesterase, protein MRYSIYLFCLLSLLSQRVRAQNPALVRGPYLQVVTPTSVTIRWQTSQPTLGRVWTGVSTTQLTNSLTETQPALDHLITLTGLQPATRYAYAIGYDEVKLATGPDYYVKTAPPAGDTRPFRLWVLGDFGDGSANQKNVYQAYRNATATHPADLWLWLGDNAYCCGTDAQYQQYVFDVYGPTLRNTPFFLTPGNHDYADSETNFDIAYYKLFTTPKQAEAGGVASGSASYYSANYGNVHFISLDSQGKEGGQARLYDTTGTQVQWLKRDLAANKLPWTVVFFHHPPYSKGNHNSDTEESMRLLRERLTPILERYGVDIVFNGHSHDYERYYRMKGHTGLANTFDKSKYVVENTTARYDGSPNSCPILTKGLGTVYIVNGSGGSLGVQSPGYPHPAMVYGREGTLGGSLVFDVSDNRLDAQFIAADGSILDTFTMMKNVGKVGSLTTEYADTVQLSASWPGSAGYRWTGLPNTPASRTVSLVANRAGTYPVTVSDAQQCLTDQFTITTLPPPILTAQTTASACAGSVIAVTAIPENTTKAAGWRYDILLSDASGSFAGNQIIGSGPFTNLKATLPATLPAATGYRIQVRPQGIDYAQLLASNPITIKPSATVTLTGTVSVQQGSPASLTLTFGGEGPWQGTLSTGQSFSASTSPAVLTVQPTQTTTYTVATVGNSCGPGTATGQAVVTVLVPTETESFAGGYVQIYPNPTQDLVYVTLSAGAKKETILQLRDMQGKLVYQKKFSSATLVQESVPLPDTKGTYLLTVQVGQQSITRKVVKD, encoded by the coding sequence ATGCGCTATAGTATCTACCTATTCTGCCTGTTGAGTCTTTTAAGTCAACGCGTCCGGGCCCAAAATCCGGCCCTCGTCCGGGGACCCTATCTGCAGGTAGTTACCCCTACTTCGGTCACGATCCGGTGGCAGACGAGCCAACCCACCCTGGGACGAGTCTGGACAGGCGTGTCAACTACACAACTGACCAACAGCCTGACCGAAACGCAGCCTGCCCTCGATCACCTGATTACACTGACGGGCCTGCAACCCGCTACGCGCTACGCCTATGCCATTGGGTATGATGAGGTGAAGCTGGCAACAGGACCCGATTATTATGTTAAAACGGCCCCGCCCGCCGGCGACACGCGCCCATTCCGACTGTGGGTGCTGGGTGATTTTGGCGATGGAAGCGCCAATCAGAAGAACGTGTACCAGGCCTACCGGAATGCCACCGCAACCCACCCCGCCGATCTCTGGCTCTGGCTGGGCGACAACGCGTATTGCTGCGGCACCGATGCCCAATACCAGCAGTACGTGTTTGACGTGTACGGGCCCACCCTCCGGAATACACCGTTCTTTTTGACCCCCGGTAATCACGACTACGCCGATAGCGAGACTAACTTCGATATTGCCTACTATAAACTTTTCACGACACCGAAGCAGGCAGAGGCCGGAGGTGTAGCGTCCGGTTCAGCGTCCTACTACTCAGCCAACTACGGAAATGTCCACTTTATCTCGCTCGATTCGCAAGGGAAAGAAGGGGGGCAGGCGCGGCTGTATGATACGACTGGCACCCAGGTGCAATGGCTTAAACGAGATCTGGCTGCCAACAAACTGCCCTGGACGGTTGTCTTCTTCCACCATCCGCCATATAGTAAGGGAAACCATAATTCTGACACGGAAGAATCCATGCGGCTGCTACGCGAACGCCTTACGCCTATTCTCGAACGATACGGGGTCGATATTGTATTCAACGGGCACAGTCACGACTATGAACGGTATTACCGAATGAAAGGGCATACCGGCCTGGCCAATACGTTCGATAAATCGAAATATGTGGTCGAGAATACCACCGCCCGCTACGACGGTTCGCCCAACTCCTGTCCTATCCTGACCAAAGGACTAGGCACTGTGTACATTGTAAACGGCTCAGGCGGGTCGCTGGGGGTACAGTCGCCCGGTTATCCGCACCCGGCGATGGTCTACGGACGGGAGGGTACGCTTGGCGGCTCCCTGGTATTCGACGTATCCGACAATCGACTGGATGCTCAGTTCATTGCCGCTGATGGCTCGATCCTGGATACGTTCACGATGATGAAGAACGTAGGCAAGGTGGGCTCGCTCACTACCGAATATGCCGATACGGTGCAGTTATCAGCTTCCTGGCCGGGATCGGCTGGTTACCGCTGGACAGGCCTGCCCAATACTCCCGCCAGCCGCACGGTTTCGTTGGTTGCCAACCGGGCAGGCACGTATCCGGTAACGGTCAGTGATGCGCAGCAATGCCTGACCGATCAATTTACCATCACCACGCTGCCGCCACCCATCCTGACTGCCCAGACCACTGCGTCGGCCTGCGCCGGCAGCGTGATTGCCGTAACGGCCATTCCCGAAAACACAACGAAGGCAGCAGGCTGGCGCTACGACATTCTCCTGTCTGATGCATCGGGCAGTTTTGCCGGTAACCAAATTATTGGGTCGGGGCCGTTCACGAACCTCAAAGCAACACTCCCGGCGACCTTACCAGCCGCAACCGGATACCGGATTCAGGTACGCCCCCAGGGTATCGACTACGCCCAGTTGCTAGCCAGTAACCCCATCACCATCAAACCGTCTGCGACAGTGACCCTGACCGGAACGGTTTCGGTGCAGCAGGGCAGTCCGGCATCCCTCACGCTCACCTTTGGTGGGGAAGGACCGTGGCAGGGTACTCTATCAACCGGACAGTCATTTTCGGCGTCGACAAGCCCGGCAGTATTGACGGTACAACCCACCCAAACCACGACCTATACCGTTGCTACGGTTGGGAACAGCTGTGGACCCGGGACGGCTACGGGGCAGGCCGTCGTCACCGTCCTGGTGCCAACGGAGACAGAGTCCTTTGCGGGTGGCTACGTGCAGATTTATCCCAATCCGACACAGGATCTGGTCTACGTAACCCTGTCGGCTGGCGCGAAAAAGGAAACGATACTACAACTGCGCGACATGCAGGGTAAACTGGTCTATCAGAAAAAATTCAGTTCAGCCACGCTGGTGCAGGAGTCAGTTCCGCTCCCCGACACAAAAGGGACCTATTTGCTTACAGTGCAGGTTGGGCAACAATCCATCACCCGAAAAGTAGTAAAAGACTAA